In one window of Reinekea forsetii DNA:
- a CDS encoding YciK family oxidoreductase: MHIPTLAELQSLPLTDALKGKVILITGAGDGLGKAAALDFSAQGADVILLGRNQAKLEATYDEIEALNQSRPIIFPYDLNTLIPDVAREMAFAIEQEFGRLDGLLLNAAALGSKMSIAQYPEQQWLDVINTNLNSSFYLTKAMLPLLEASSAGRLVFTTSSVGRQGRAYWGAYGVSKFATEGLMQTLAAELGATSAIRTFAINPGATRTAMRASAYPGEDPESVPTAAAHMPLYRFLMSDAASAYNGQSINAHTYLAD, from the coding sequence ATGCACATACCGACACTGGCAGAGCTTCAGTCCCTGCCCCTAACCGACGCCCTGAAGGGTAAGGTGATTCTCATTACCGGTGCCGGTGACGGCTTGGGTAAGGCCGCGGCACTCGATTTTTCGGCTCAGGGTGCCGATGTGATTCTGCTCGGTCGCAATCAAGCGAAGCTCGAAGCGACCTATGATGAAATCGAAGCTCTCAACCAAAGCCGACCGATCATCTTTCCCTACGATCTGAACACCCTGATTCCCGATGTTGCGCGTGAAATGGCCTTTGCGATTGAGCAGGAATTCGGTCGACTTGATGGTCTGCTATTAAACGCCGCCGCTCTCGGCAGCAAAATGTCGATTGCTCAATATCCGGAACAGCAATGGCTGGATGTGATCAATACCAACCTCAATAGCAGTTTTTATCTCACCAAGGCAATGTTGCCACTCCTCGAGGCGTCTAGCGCAGGTCGGTTGGTCTTCACCACCTCCAGCGTTGGGCGCCAGGGTCGAGCCTACTGGGGCGCCTATGGCGTGTCTAAATTTGCCACCGAGGGGCTGATGCAGACTCTGGCCGCCGAACTGGGCGCGACCAGCGCAATACGGACCTTTGCCATCAATCCGGGTGCAACCCGAACGGCAATGCGCGCCAGCGCTTATCCGGGCGAAGATCCCGAGTCGGTGCCGACTGCGGCAGCTCATATGCCACTCTATCGATTTTTGATGTCAGACGCCGCCAGTGCCTACAACGGCCAATCAATCAATGCCCATACCTATCTGGCTGACTAA
- the ubiG gene encoding bifunctional 2-polyprenyl-6-hydroxyphenol methylase/3-demethylubiquinol 3-O-methyltransferase UbiG: MPINVDPAELAKFEALASRWWDPESEFKPLHALNPVRMNYLDGYVNVAGLKVVDVGCGGGILTETLAKRGGIVTGIDMTDAPLKVAQLHALDQGIEQLTYRQITAEQLATEESGQYDVVTCMEMLEHVPDPASVIAAVHALLKPGGWAFFSTINRNPKSWLFAVVGAEYVLKLLPKGTHEFKKFIRPGELSKWARQAGLKTIDFRGLRYNPLNNSFKLTDDVSVNYLMASRKPE, from the coding sequence GTGCCGATCAACGTTGACCCAGCAGAACTCGCCAAATTTGAAGCCCTTGCCAGCCGTTGGTGGGATCCGGAGTCCGAATTCAAGCCGCTGCATGCGCTTAATCCGGTGCGCATGAATTACCTCGATGGGTACGTCAATGTGGCCGGCCTTAAGGTCGTCGATGTCGGTTGCGGAGGGGGGATTCTGACCGAAACGCTGGCTAAGCGCGGGGGTATCGTCACAGGTATCGACATGACCGATGCGCCGTTGAAGGTCGCGCAGCTGCATGCGCTGGATCAAGGCATAGAACAGCTAACCTATAGGCAGATAACCGCTGAACAATTGGCCACCGAAGAATCGGGCCAATACGATGTTGTCACCTGTATGGAAATGCTCGAACATGTCCCTGACCCCGCCTCGGTGATAGCCGCGGTTCACGCGCTACTCAAACCCGGTGGCTGGGCCTTTTTCTCGACCATCAACCGCAACCCAAAATCGTGGTTATTTGCTGTGGTTGGCGCTGAATATGTCTTGAAACTACTGCCCAAGGGCACCCATGAATTCAAGAAGTTTATTCGTCCGGGCGAACTGTCCAAATGGGCCCGACAAGCTGGGTTAAAAACCATCGATTTTCGTGGCCTGCGCTACAACCCACTGAACAACAGCTTTAAATTAACCGACGATGTCTCGGTTAACTATCTGATGGCCTCACGTAAACCTGAATAG
- a CDS encoding TRZ/ATZ family hydrolase, with protein MQKIDTLISARWVIPVNQRRDVLDHHSVAIANGAIIAILPTSEAVAQYAPNEHVELADQALIPGFVNTHGHAAMALFRGMADDLELMTWLTGHIWPAEGKWVSYDFVADGTLLAAAEMIRSGTTTFSDNYFFPDASANSVIKAGMRAQLCFPIIDFPTAWAPTPDQHIDQGLKVMEQYQNHSHIKVNFGPHAPYSVSDEPLLRIKALAEQHQVGIQMHVHETQGEVDDEVAKRGSRPIRRLKELGLLGPNFQAVHMTALSPEDIDDIAETGAHVMHCPESNLKLASGFCPVDTLQKRGINVSLGTDGAASNNDLDMLGEMRTAAMLAKAVAQSAVALPAHEALAMATINGARALGWDTQIGSLEVGKRADITAISLADLESQPIFDPVSHIVYTSSRNQVTYVWVDGKTLLNNRELTTLDKDVIIKNAQQWRDKIQAD; from the coding sequence ATGCAAAAAATCGATACATTAATCAGCGCACGCTGGGTGATTCCAGTAAACCAACGTCGTGACGTCCTAGACCATCACAGCGTTGCGATTGCCAATGGCGCGATCATCGCCATTTTACCGACATCCGAAGCCGTGGCGCAATACGCCCCGAATGAACATGTCGAGTTGGCCGATCAAGCACTGATTCCGGGGTTTGTGAACACTCATGGACACGCGGCGATGGCCCTGTTCCGGGGCATGGCCGACGACTTGGAACTGATGACCTGGCTAACCGGCCACATTTGGCCGGCGGAGGGTAAGTGGGTCAGTTATGATTTCGTCGCCGATGGCACCCTGCTGGCCGCGGCGGAGATGATTCGCTCCGGCACCACGACCTTTTCCGATAATTACTTCTTCCCGGATGCGTCTGCCAACAGCGTCATCAAGGCCGGAATGCGCGCCCAGCTGTGCTTCCCCATTATCGATTTCCCGACTGCCTGGGCACCGACACCGGATCAACATATCGATCAGGGCTTAAAGGTGATGGAACAGTATCAAAATCACAGCCATATCAAGGTTAATTTTGGCCCTCATGCCCCCTATTCGGTATCCGATGAGCCCTTACTGCGCATCAAGGCCTTGGCTGAACAACATCAGGTCGGTATCCAGATGCACGTCCATGAAACTCAAGGGGAAGTGGACGATGAAGTGGCCAAGCGCGGTAGCCGACCAATTCGTCGACTCAAGGAGTTGGGACTCTTAGGACCAAACTTTCAAGCCGTGCATATGACCGCATTGAGCCCTGAAGACATTGACGACATAGCCGAAACCGGTGCCCATGTGATGCACTGCCCGGAATCCAACCTGAAATTGGCGAGCGGTTTTTGCCCGGTTGACACGCTGCAGAAGCGCGGCATCAATGTCAGCTTGGGCACCGACGGTGCGGCCAGCAACAATGACCTAGACATGCTCGGCGAAATGCGCACCGCGGCCATGCTCGCCAAGGCTGTTGCCCAGAGCGCGGTAGCCTTACCGGCACATGAAGCATTGGCGATGGCGACCATCAATGGTGCCCGTGCACTGGGATGGGATACCCAAATTGGCAGTTTGGAAGTGGGCAAACGCGCAGACATCACCGCTATATCCTTAGCCGACCTGGAATCGCAACCGATCTTCGATCCGGTCTCCCATATTGTCTATACCAGCAGTCGTAATCAGGTGACCTATGTTTGGGTCGATGGCAAGACCTTGCTGAATAACCGTGAACTGACCACACTCGATAAGGACGTGATCATTAAAAACGCCCAGCAGTGGCGCGACAAAATCCAGGCCGACTAG
- the gyrA gene encoding DNA gyrase subunit A: MGEIAKEILNVNIEEELKQSYLDYAMSVIVGRALPDVRDGLKPVHRRVLFAMSVLGNDWNKGYKKSARVVGDVIGKYHPHGDTAVYDTIVRMAQPFSMRYTLVDGQGNFGSVDGDSPAAMRYTEIRMQKMAHALLADLDKDTVDFVENYDGTEMIPAVMPTRTPNLLVNGSSGIAVGMATNIPPHNLNEVVNGALALIDNPDIDIDGLMEHIPGPDFPTGAYINGRLGIVEAYRTGRGRIRIRAKADIVVNEKSGRESIIVNEIPYQVNKARLIEKIAELVKEKKIEGISELRDESDKDGMRIAIDLKRGESGDVLLNNLFAQTQLETVFGINIVALIDGQPKILNLKQLLEAFVRHRREVVTRRTVFELRKARQRGHILEGLAIALANIDEMISLIRESATGAEAKERMLSRSWILGDVSTMLERAGADVCRPEDLDEAFGVRDERYYLSPEQAQQVLDMRLQKLTGLEHDKLIGEYKQIINDIGEYLRILGSYERLMEIIREDLELVKEEFGDERKTEIIASRQDFSMEDLITEEDMVVTLSRAGYAKTQPLSDYEAQKRGGKGRSASSLKDEDFIEHLMVASTHDTILCFTDKGKVYWLRVFDIPQASRAAKGRPMVNLLPLDPDERVTAILPIREYDADHFIFMATSNGTVKKTSLDAFSRPRSSGLIALSLDDGDHLVGVALTDGEREVMLLSDAGKVVRFKEAHVRAMGRSARGVRGISLGADQKVISLIVPQENGSILTASERGFGKRSLIAEFPTKGRGTKGVIAMVTSERNGKLVAATQVFPGDEVMLISDQGTLVRTRVDEISTLGRNTQGVTLIRVLEDEKLVSIERIQEPEDVPEFEEDDGNRVDPIDVADESSPVDTDDEPPADDESPEA, encoded by the coding sequence ATGGGTGAAATAGCCAAAGAGATACTTAATGTCAACATCGAAGAAGAGCTAAAGCAGTCTTATCTCGATTACGCCATGAGCGTTATTGTTGGCCGTGCCTTACCCGATGTCCGTGATGGCTTGAAGCCGGTGCACCGTCGAGTCTTGTTTGCTATGAGTGTGTTGGGCAACGATTGGAACAAGGGCTACAAGAAATCGGCCCGTGTTGTCGGCGATGTCATTGGTAAGTACCACCCCCATGGTGATACCGCGGTATACGACACCATCGTTCGTATGGCCCAGCCATTTTCGATGCGCTATACCCTAGTTGATGGTCAAGGCAACTTTGGTTCGGTCGACGGTGACTCCCCGGCGGCTATGCGTTATACCGAAATTCGTATGCAGAAAATGGCCCATGCCCTGCTGGCGGATCTAGACAAGGACACCGTCGATTTCGTCGAGAACTACGACGGCACGGAAATGATTCCGGCCGTGATGCCAACTCGAACCCCCAATTTGTTAGTCAATGGCTCATCCGGCATTGCCGTCGGTATGGCCACCAATATTCCGCCGCACAACCTCAACGAAGTCGTCAATGGTGCGTTGGCCTTGATTGATAATCCGGATATCGACATCGATGGCTTGATGGAGCATATACCGGGCCCAGATTTCCCGACAGGTGCCTATATTAATGGTCGTCTGGGCATAGTCGAAGCCTACCGCACCGGTCGCGGTCGGATCCGTATTCGGGCCAAAGCCGATATAGTGGTGAACGAGAAGTCGGGCCGCGAAAGTATCATCGTTAATGAAATACCCTATCAGGTCAACAAAGCCCGGTTGATCGAAAAGATCGCCGAGCTGGTCAAAGAAAAGAAGATTGAAGGCATTTCGGAACTGCGCGATGAGTCCGACAAAGACGGCATGCGCATCGCCATCGATTTGAAACGCGGCGAGTCTGGTGACGTGCTGTTGAACAATCTGTTTGCCCAAACACAGCTGGAAACGGTCTTTGGCATCAATATAGTGGCCTTGATCGACGGCCAGCCCAAGATTCTCAACCTCAAACAGCTGCTCGAAGCCTTTGTTCGTCACCGGCGAGAAGTCGTTACCCGTCGTACCGTCTTTGAACTGCGTAAAGCCCGCCAACGCGGCCATATACTCGAGGGCCTGGCCATCGCGCTGGCCAACATCGATGAAATGATCAGCCTGATTCGCGAATCAGCAACAGGTGCCGAAGCCAAAGAGCGTATGTTGTCACGCAGTTGGATATTGGGCGATGTCTCGACCATGCTCGAACGCGCTGGCGCCGACGTCTGCCGACCTGAAGACCTGGACGAGGCCTTTGGTGTCCGTGACGAGCGTTATTATTTATCGCCTGAGCAAGCTCAGCAGGTTTTGGATATGCGCTTGCAGAAGCTAACCGGTTTGGAGCACGACAAGTTAATTGGCGAATATAAGCAAATTATCAACGATATCGGCGAATATCTGCGCATTCTCGGCAGCTACGAGCGTTTGATGGAGATTATTCGCGAGGATTTGGAGCTGGTTAAGGAAGAATTCGGCGACGAGCGCAAAACAGAAATTATCGCCAGTCGGCAAGACTTCTCGATGGAAGATCTGATCACCGAAGAAGATATGGTCGTGACCCTGTCTCGCGCCGGTTACGCCAAAACTCAGCCCTTGTCCGATTATGAAGCGCAAAAGCGTGGCGGCAAGGGGCGCTCAGCCTCATCATTGAAAGATGAAGACTTTATTGAGCATCTGATGGTCGCCAGTACGCACGACACCATCCTGTGTTTTACCGACAAGGGTAAGGTTTACTGGCTGCGGGTGTTTGATATCCCCCAGGCCAGTCGTGCCGCCAAGGGTCGGCCGATGGTCAATCTGTTGCCGCTCGACCCTGATGAGCGAGTCACAGCTATTTTGCCGATTCGTGAATACGATGCTGATCATTTTATCTTTATGGCGACCTCGAATGGCACCGTGAAGAAAACCTCTTTAGATGCTTTCTCGCGTCCGCGTAGTAGCGGTCTGATCGCGCTGTCTCTGGATGACGGCGACCATCTGGTGGGCGTAGCCCTAACCGATGGCGAGCGGGAAGTCATGTTGTTGTCTGATGCCGGCAAGGTTGTGCGTTTTAAAGAAGCGCATGTCCGAGCCATGGGCCGGTCTGCGCGGGGAGTGCGAGGCATTAGCCTGGGCGCAGACCAGAAGGTAATTTCGTTGATCGTGCCCCAGGAAAACGGTTCGATCCTCACCGCGTCAGAGCGCGGCTTCGGTAAGCGGTCACTGATTGCCGAGTTCCCAACCAAGGGTCGGGGCACTAAGGGCGTTATCGCAATGGTTACCAGTGAGCGCAATGGCAAACTGGTTGCGGCGACCCAGGTCTTTCCAGGCGATGAGGTCATGTTGATTAGTGATCAGGGTACGCTGGTGCGGACCCGGGTCGATGAGATCTCGACCCTAGGTCGTAACACCCAGGGTGTGACGCTGATACGAGTGCTAGAAGATGAAAAGCTGGTCAGTATTGAGCGCATTCAAGAGCCAGAGGACGTACCGGAGTTTGAGGAAGACGACGGTAACCGTGTCGATCCTATCGATGTTGCCGATGAGTCATCGCCAGTGGATACCGATGATGAGCCGCCGGCCGATGACGAGTCGCCTGAAGCCTAG
- the pheA gene encoding prephenate dehydratase, which translates to MTDNKTPILPGNEEAELKKLRIEIDRLDTEMVALISQRAECAMRVAAVKLQADPGSAVFYRPEREAQVLSQVMERNPGPLGNEDMARLFREIMSACLALEKPLEVAYLGPEGTFTQQAAKKHFGQWVITKPMPAIDEVFREVEAGAVQYGVVPIENSTEGVVNHTLDTFMSSNLKICGEVELRIHHHLMAGPNTRLDKITRVYSHQQSLAQCRKWLDAHMPLAERIAVSSNAEAAKRVKGEWSSAAIAGEMASELYDLEIIETKIEDSPDNSTRFLIIGTQNVGLSGGDKTSLVVSMRNEPGALYHLLKSFNDFGIDMTRLESRPSLSGNWTYVFFIDFVGHISDPTVIEAMEVLKKTAVDVKVLGSYPKGVL; encoded by the coding sequence ATGACCGATAATAAGACCCCAATCCTTCCTGGTAACGAAGAAGCCGAGCTTAAAAAGCTTCGCATAGAAATCGATCGGCTCGATACCGAAATGGTCGCTTTGATATCGCAACGGGCCGAATGCGCCATGCGCGTGGCAGCGGTTAAGTTGCAGGCGGATCCAGGCAGTGCCGTCTTTTATCGGCCGGAGCGCGAGGCACAGGTACTCAGTCAGGTGATGGAGCGTAACCCAGGGCCCCTGGGCAATGAGGACATGGCGCGTCTGTTTCGCGAAATCATGTCGGCCTGTCTGGCACTGGAAAAGCCGCTCGAAGTGGCTTATCTAGGCCCCGAAGGGACCTTTACCCAACAGGCGGCTAAAAAGCATTTCGGTCAATGGGTGATTACCAAGCCCATGCCGGCGATTGATGAGGTGTTTCGCGAGGTCGAGGCCGGCGCCGTGCAATACGGCGTGGTGCCCATCGAAAACTCCACCGAGGGCGTGGTGAACCATACCCTCGATACCTTTATGTCATCAAACCTCAAGATCTGTGGTGAAGTCGAGTTGCGCATTCACCATCATCTGATGGCCGGTCCCAATACTCGACTCGATAAGATTACCCGGGTCTACAGTCATCAACAGTCACTGGCTCAGTGTCGTAAGTGGTTGGACGCCCATATGCCACTGGCAGAGCGGATCGCCGTGAGCAGCAACGCGGAAGCGGCGAAGCGGGTAAAGGGCGAATGGAGCTCGGCAGCGATCGCCGGTGAGATGGCGTCTGAACTCTATGACCTGGAGATTATTGAGACCAAAATAGAAGATTCGCCCGATAACTCGACCCGCTTCCTGATTATTGGCACTCAGAACGTCGGTCTGTCGGGTGGCGATAAGACGTCGCTGGTGGTTTCGATGCGCAATGAGCCCGGCGCGCTCTATCATCTGTTAAAGTCGTTCAATGATTTTGGGATTGATATGACTCGATTGGAGTCTCGCCCGTCTTTATCGGGTAACTGGACCTATGTGTTCTTTATCGACTTTGTCGGGCATATCAGCGACCCAACGGTGATCGAAGCTATGGAAGTCCTAAAGAAGACGGCAGTCGATGTAAAAGTCCTCGGATCCTACCCCAAGGGTGTGCTGTAA
- a CDS encoding prephenate dehydrogenase/arogenate dehydrogenase family protein, producing MTEPLNILIIGLGLIGASFGKAIRAQGLNDRSVFVLGHDRSLGVADQAVALGVLDQAVTDLADLPRVDVVVLAVPVMAIGDVIDDIKPLIGSLQVLTDVGSVKGEVVRAVRARLGILPGCFVPGHPIAGAEQSGVAAARADLFDRHMHILTPLPESDPAAVQLITQLWQAIGADVVEMSVERHDEVLAATSHLPHLLAFSLVDTLARESDNREIFKYAAGGFRDFSRIAASDPTMWHDIFLTNKDATLSVLRRFQADLTMLEQAIEQGDGDLLHTVFTRAKSARDHFTQMLAERQKD from the coding sequence ATGACCGAACCACTGAACATCCTCATTATCGGCCTGGGTCTGATTGGCGCCTCCTTTGGCAAAGCCATTCGAGCACAGGGGCTCAACGACAGGTCGGTGTTCGTGCTGGGCCATGATCGCTCGTTGGGCGTGGCCGACCAAGCGGTCGCATTGGGGGTCTTGGATCAGGCTGTGACCGATCTGGCCGACTTGCCTCGGGTTGATGTCGTGGTGCTGGCAGTGCCGGTGATGGCCATCGGTGACGTTATTGACGATATCAAGCCCCTCATCGGTTCGCTCCAGGTGTTAACCGACGTCGGCAGTGTTAAGGGTGAGGTCGTCCGCGCCGTGCGCGCGCGCCTAGGCATTCTCCCAGGCTGTTTTGTGCCCGGACATCCCATTGCTGGTGCGGAGCAGAGTGGCGTAGCCGCCGCCAGAGCAGATCTGTTCGATCGCCACATGCATATTCTGACGCCGCTACCGGAGAGCGATCCCGCAGCCGTTCAGCTGATTACGCAACTCTGGCAAGCGATCGGTGCCGATGTAGTGGAAATGAGCGTAGAACGGCACGATGAGGTGCTGGCAGCCACCAGCCATTTGCCTCACCTGTTGGCCTTTTCCTTGGTTGATACGCTGGCGCGTGAATCGGACAATCGGGAAATTTTTAAATACGCGGCCGGCGGGTTTCGAGATTTTTCGCGCATTGCTGCCTCCGACCCGACCATGTGGCACGATATCTTTCTGACCAATAAAGACGCTACGCTCTCCGTTTTACGACGCTTTCAGGCTGACTTGACGATGCTGGAACAAGCCATCGAACAGGGTGATGGCGACCTGCTGCACACCGTGTTCACGCGCGCAAAATCGGCCCGGGATCACTTTACTCAGATGCTCGCCGAGCGCCAAAAAGACTGA